From Xiphophorus couchianus chromosome 4, X_couchianus-1.0, whole genome shotgun sequence, a single genomic window includes:
- the lingo1b gene encoding leucine-rich repeat and immunoglobulin-like domain-containing nogo receptor-interacting protein 1-B: protein MTVLVSSRMVSGKAGGHSYLVACWQPILILMLGTVLSGSTTGCPSKCDCNGQERSVVCHRRRLAALPEGIPTETRLLDLSKNRLKTLGPEEFINYPQLEELQLNENTISSIEPGAFSNLMNLRTLGLRNNELKLIQLGVFTGLTNLTQLDISENKIVILLDYMFQELYNLRALEVGDNDLVFISPRSFHGLSNLESLNIEGYKLGSVPTDALSHVHNLLSLRLRYLNVTDIKDFSFKRLYRLRILEISHMPALNTIASQSLYGLNLTSLSVTNCNLSTVPYEAINHLRYIRFLNLSFNPIHTVEGNQLFSLQKLQAFHLAGGQLVAIEPYSFRGLNHLRILNVSRNSLSTLEESVFHSVGNLETLALYENPLACDCRLLWVFRRRWRLNFNKQQPICASPKIVQGKEFKDFPDVLPPDYFICQKSKIVDYKVVESHVDEGTTVHFTCMAEGDPAPVIMWLSPKKEYITTKTIGSRLSVSSEGTLEVRYAQIQDNGTYLCIASNAAGNDTKAAHLFVHSYSPNWPHQPNKSFAFISNQPSDEGANVTRTTVPFPFDVKTLIVATTMGFISFLGVVLFCLVILFLWSRGKDSTKSTIEVEYVPRKEETEEASPTEAPVQFNMKIM, encoded by the coding sequence GTAAGCAGTAGGATGGTGTCTGGAAAGGCAGGAGGGCACAGCTACTTGGTGGCATGCTGGCAGCCCATCCTGATCCTGATGCTGGGCACCGTCCTTTCAGGCTCCACCACTGGCTGCCCTTCAAAATGTGACTGCAATGGCCAGGAGCGATCAGTCGTCTGCCATCGAAGAAGGCTGGCAGCTCTTCCTGAGGGCATCCCCACTGAAACTAGACTCCTAGACCTCAGCAAAAACCGTCTGAAGACTCTAGGGCCCGAGGAGTTCATTAATTACCctcagctggaggagctgcaactGAACGAAAACACTATTTCATCCATTGAGCCGGGGGCTTTCAGTAACCTAATGAACCTTCGAACGCTAGGCTTGCGCAACAACGAGCTAAAGCTCATTCAGCTTGGAGTGTTCACAGGCCTGACCAATCTCACACAGTTGGATATAAGTGAGAACAAAATTGTTATTTTGCTCGACTATATGTTCCAAGAGCTGTACAACTTGAGGGCTTTGGAAGTTGGGGACAATGACCTAGTCTTTATATCGCCTCGATCATTTCATGGTCTGAGCAATCTTGAAAGCCTCAACATTGAAGGGTATAAACTGGGCTCAGTTCCTACTGATGCCCTTAGTCATGTTCATAACTTGCTATCCCTTCGATTACGCTATCTGAACGTCACTGATATAAAGGACTTCTCCTTTAAAAGGCTGTATCGATTAAGAATACTGGAGATTTCTCATATGCCTGCCTTGAATACTATAGCTTCACAAAGCTTGTATGGACTCAACCTCACATCATTGTCTGTCACAAATTGCAATCTGTCTACCGTCCCCTATGAAGCCATTAATCATCTCAGATATATTCGGTTTTTAAATCTATCTTTCAATCCTATTCATACTGTTGAAGGTAACCAACTTTTCAGTCTTCAAAAGCTCCAGGCATTTCACTTGGCTGGTGGACAATTGGTGGCCATTGAGCCTTACTCATTCCGTGGACTCAACCACCTACGTATTCTGAATGTGTCAAGAAATAGCTTGAGCACCCTTGAGGAGTCAGTTTTTCACTCAGTGGGAAACCTGGAGACCCTGGCTTTGTATGAAAATCCTTTGGCTTGCGACTGCCGCCTGCTATGGGTCTTCCGCAGGAGGTGGAGGCTTAACTTCAACAAACAGCAGCCCATTTGTGCTTCACCTAAGATTGTGCAAGGAAAAGAGTTCAAAGATTTCCCAGACGTACTGCCTCCAGACTACTTCATCTGTCAGAAATCAAAGATTGTGGATTATAAGGTTGTGGAAAGCCATGTTGATGAAGGAACTACTGTTCACTTCACGTGCATGGCAGAGGGTGATCCAGCTCCAGTGATAATGTGGCTATCCCCCAAGAAGGAGTACATTACTACAAAGACTATAGGGTCAAGGCTCTCAGTATCCAGCGAGGGTACACTGGAGGTACGCTACGCCCAAATTCAGGACAATGGCACCTACTTGTGCATTGCCAGTAATGCTGCTGGCAATGACACAAAAGCTGCTCACCTTTTTGTACACAGCTACTCCCCGAATTGGCCACATCAGCCAAATAAgtcatttgcttttatttctaacCAGCCAAGCGATGAAGGTGCTAATGTGACCAGAACAACAGTCCCATTTCCATTTGATGTAAAGACACTTATTGTCGCAACCACGATGGGATTTATCTCATTCCTTGGAGTGGTCCTCTTTtgtcttgtaattttattcCTCTGGAGTAGAGGAAAAGACAGCACAAAGTCAACTATTGAAGTTGAATATGTGCCACGAAAAGAGGAGACAGAGGAGGCCAGTCCAACTGAGGCACCTGTACAATTCAACATGAAAATCATGTGA